A window of Oryza glaberrima chromosome 2, OglaRS2, whole genome shotgun sequence genomic DNA:
AATATAATCGGCAGAGCTCATGCCGTTTTcagcttaaaaaaataaattaattaattaaacatgctCAATTctacactactccctccgtaaaaaaacaaCCTAAGATGATTAATAAGACAATGGAATTCAAACAATGATTAATGGGGTTTGAGTGATTGAATACTTGGTGCAATCCATTATCTTTATTGCTAGCTTTGCTTAGTAGTAGTTAGTAGCCATATGTGCCTACGTGTAACTTGCATGGTTTGACGGTGCTAAGATATTTGgtgatgtatatatatgaattggtTCACGAAAGTTTCAAgatatatataaacaaatccTATTAGGCTTTTACTTATGTATGACAAACATGACAATctcctttgaaaaaaaatggcacTGATATAAATAATCCTTATTCTCatgtgaaatgaaaaaaaaatgctgcctTTAGGTTCGAGTAAAGTTTTCAGACAATTTGCAAACTTTCAAGTAATTAATACCTTTAATCCTAAAAGTTACAAAATATTGTTGCAAGTTGTGAGCTGAATTATCTCTTGTGATGAAACTACTCACTCGAGTTCAAATTCTAAACTTAACACAATTGCTCAAATTTTTGAGGAAATTTAATTTTGGGAGAGAGTACATGCACAAGTAGGTGCTTCCGATAATCTCGAGTGCGTTCAATTTATATTTGAAGTATCATTAGAAGTTACTAAATTATGGTGCTCGATTGGTGAACATGACTCACTACTACATAAAGACACATGGAAATTGGCACTATAGGTACCACAAGTACTAAAACTGACCCCTATAAATTTTTTCCCACCTTCACGGGCTGAAAACACACGAAAAATAACCAACACCTTTAAAcgattataggtgttggttctgTAGATATGGAAAGTACCAGCACCTTTAAGCGGTTATAGGTGTTGGTACTTTGATATGGATGTTAACCAAGCAACTAGCACGTCTGTTTGAAACATGTCTACAAATTATGTCCAAACTTTGGTTTTGATTTCTGGAGCATCAAGGCACGGTAAAGAATATTATTTTAGGTGGATATCTTCTACACAGTATCaccatgttaaattatcaaatgCAAAAATGCCAAGCATATTTTGATCTCCATTGGCAAATTGTAGTTCCATCATATTTACCATAAGAAATAAATGTGATATGATCTcccaaaacaaaatatatatatatatatatatatatatatatatatatatatatatatataccatatcaaataaattatatccgcatttatatttttcttgggTGCATGCATGAGATATGTGCATTAAATATTTGCCACTTCCAAGTATTCAAAATTAAAGCATGCATATCCATCTTAGATGCAGGGTGACAATTAAATGACTAAACAACACCCTTTAGGCTATCTTCAATTCTCAATATCATctagtgtccatagcattaaatacacAGACATTTATAAAACATGCCATACTTCCACACTACAAATAGCCATccacccttcctcttctcctcatcCAACACATCCAATTCAACTCATGGAGGCCAAGGTTGTAGCCACTGTGTTAATCGTTCTCTTCCTCACCCTTGGTGAGTTCACTATCTGCTACACAATAATGCCTTGCCATTATCACTGCCAATTCACAATTAGCATGACAACAAACTATTAATTCTACAGTGACTAAGCAGGCAGTGATACTGCTGAGCATCATCATCGATTATCAGATCATACATAAGTACTAATTACCTTGTACTATTCCTAATCAAGTATTGATTGATTTGTTTCATGATTTATGATGAGCAGGTGGTGAGGCAGCTGCCAAGATATGCCATGATCATAGCCAAACCTTCAAAGGGATGTGCTTCCATACCTCCAACTGCATCGCCTGCTGCACCAACGAGGGATACACCGGCGGCTACTGCAAACCATTTACATATAGATGCATGTGCACTAAAGATTGTGGAGGGGACAGTCCACCTGATGATCCACCACCGGCGATGccgacatcgccggcggcgacgacgacggtggcctgATCGCCGGAGAGGACGGCAACATATGGTTACATTGTGTGTTAGTTGTTTGTGGCAATATGAATCAATTGGTGGAAGTCTAATGATGAACTGAAGAGAATAATTGGATGTTGATGCACATATGTTGCAACTCAAGTTTCTTGGTTGAAGATAGAATGGCATGCAATGGAGAACTAGTGAGATGTGTTTGCTGAAATTGACTCTTAATTAAACATCATAAATAAACAAAGtaaatttgacttaaacatgGCTCAGAAAGTGAAAATAAATGGATGATTGAACATTAAATTGTATGGCCTAGATCGATTTAAATTAGATGggggactgacatgtggggctagAGGGTATTTCTGACCTCTCACACCGTATCTCTCTGATTCAACCGAAAATGTATATTTTATAAGTGTGGTGTCCAACAACAAATATTCACATTTCGAGAGTGTATTTCCCAAAAGATTGACTTTTATCGTGTCTTGAAGTTAAAACTGTAAAGTCATAATGTCCCgtagcaaaatttatcaaaaaaataagtTACTATAGATTGCATAACATGGTTTGATATATAACTTGATCAACAAGGCACTGTAGgcgttttaaaaaaataacatgattaaaaaaagttatgcttCAAACATCTAATAGtcattacttttttaaaaaaaaataaaagtagtgGGGATGATACACAGTGAATCTACTACCATCCCACCACCAACTCCCTCTGTTAAACATCCAAAAATAAGGATGTGTTTGGTTTGTGGGATGGGTCGGGTTAGGATGCGTTGGTCCTATTTTTAAGGTTGGAGGGATGTATGGAGTGGGATGAACCCAGATGGGAATATACCTCTTAGATCCAAATCCAATTAGTCCGCCAAAATCGGCTGAACCAATCGAACCCACTTCGACGGAGCGAATTGCGTTAGCATCTCAGCGAGGCTTCGCTACTCCTGCCACCGCCATGGGCCACCcgtccctcctccgccgcctggcCACCAGTTACTGCTGCTCCTTCGCGCATGTAGTCCGCTAGCCCACTCAGGCCATTCATCTACCTCAACGCTAGTCGATGCCGCTCGAGACAGTCGTCCGCTTGCCTGTCAGTCTACACTGCCTCCTTCCACCTACTCGTTCACCCGCTCGCCGAGTCACCGGCTGCGCCTCTCTCCACCCGCTCGCGAAGCTCCTCCTTATGCCTGCTCGCTCACCCGCGCACCACTCCTCCGTCCACACGCGCTGCCGGTCGCTCCCGCACTGCTCCTCCTTCAGCCGCCCGCTATTTGCCGCCCCTCCTTCCTCTGCGAGTTGTGAGCCCCTCTTCTCGTCGGCCACCGCCACTCCTCCACTTGCAGGTCGCCGCCAGTCTCCACTGCTATCCTCCACGAGCTGCAATCTTCGGGTTCTCTCTACTCGCCGGGAATAAACGTCGTGCTAACGTGGCTCCAAACGTAATTCATCCCATCCCTGCCTCATCCCttctaccaaacaaaaaactatgATCACCCCATcctacaaaccaaacaagcaaGTGGGGATAATTTCATCCCTAAAATCAGGGATGGTTTCATCCCATCCCTATATAGTCCCCAAATCAAACATATGCTAAGAGAGCATAGGGCTAAAGGGCTCACCTATGACCTTTAcgttgattatattttttttcttctaatacatattttttaaaatttctaataACATATAGTCATTCAACTAGTGTCTACAAAAATCCTTTCCAAATTGTTTTTCAAGTTATAGAGCATCAAAGCAAGCCAGCATAGTAATTTAGCTTATGGAGAATCAAGGCAGGACAACAAATTTAGGTGGCTATATTCTACACAATATCACCATgccaaataataaaaattcaaaaacacGGCGAAGCATATATGACTTCCACTGAAATGAATAGCTCCATCATATTTACTATAAGAAATAGATAAAAGTATGATATCCAAAAACAAGATATGccatatcaaataaaatatgccCACATTAATGTTTTCTAGAGTGTCCAAGATGTGTGCATTAAATATTTGTCTCTTCCAAGAATCCAAAATGAAGGTATACATGCATATCCATTTTGGATGTAGAGTAGCAATTAAATGACTAATGCAACACCCCTAGGTGCCACACATTTATCAAACATGACAGTCTTCCACACTACAAATAGCCATCCAacctttcccttcctcctcaccCAACCCAACACATCCAATTCAGTTCATGGAAACCAAAATTGCATCCACTGTGTTAGTCTTGCTCCTCCTCACCCTTGGTAAGTTCACTCACCACTCAAAATGGCTTTATCACTACCGGTTCATAATAAAAGCTGGGTATCACCATTGATTCCTGGAATTCTTCCCAACCTCATATATGGTAATGCTAATTAtcttttaaatttgtagttaaAACATTGATTcatttgtgattttgtgatgaGCAGATGGTGTGGCGGCTGCCAAGATGTGTCATGATCCAAGCCAAACCTTCAGAGGCTTGTGCGGCCACCCCACCAACTGCATCGCCTGCTGCACCAACAAGGGCTACACAGGAGGCTACTGCACAACTGTTAGACACAAATGCATGTGCACCAAAGCGTGTGGAGGGGAGAGTCCACCTGATGATCCGCCGTCGGCGATGCCGGCATCGCCAGTGACGACGACAAGAGCCTGATCgctgaaaatatatatgttgcaaTGGAGAATTAGTGAGATGTACTTGCTGAAATTAATGGATTGCAAACAATAAAGAAAGATGATTCACAGTAGAATTAATGGTCTTGTATAAGGGAGAATTCCCAAGGTCCTGATGTGAATAAAATCGATGTCTATGGATTGAATGAAGTTTCAAGAAATCTTGGGACAAATTTGTAATATCTCAAGCTTTCCATTAATCATACACCGAGAACATTCCCATCCGAATGCATATGTCCGAATGCATATGTATTGtaaggataaattaaatattacatATTATAAACCTAATAAATATCTTATAACAAACTATGCTGATGTAGAAAGCTTGTGAAGAAATCGTAGTTTTGAAAGCATGGCACGAATGATCTGCACATAATCCATTGGAGTTAATCAAAAAAAGAATGGAACCTAGCCATCAAGAGCTTCAGCTTCAGCATCAGCCTATCACCAGTTACCAACTTATTAAGacaggtttggactttggacttTTTCCTAGCTCATCACTTGTGTTATCCCAAGGTACTAAATATGATTCACCCAAGAACCAAGAATCAGGAAGCTGAAGCTCTACCAAACGGGACCTTTGAGCTCATAAAGATCTAACTGGAACAATTGGGTCacttcagccaaaaaaaaaaaagaaggtatgCACACTCATTCTCAAAATATCCATAAGCTTTGCAAACTTATCACCACTATCCAAAACCAAGATGGCATATCTATGTCTTATGCATGGTGATGCAATGTGTCTAAAGTCATAAATGCCAAGACTCCCATAAATATAAATTAGAGTAACAAAGATATAcaattcattttaaaatatcacAACAAAAATATGCACATATATCTTTCTAACTCCCTAGCATCCAaaaacaagatatgcaaatcTGCAAGGTAGCAAGAAATGTAAAACCTATTTCCATGCAAGCCAAAACCCCAGCATTCATACTACCAAAATCGATTCAAGTCAGTTCATCTTGTTTCAGCCATGGAGGCCAagttgcagctgcagcagcctTGGCCTTGCTCCTCCTAACCTAAGTGATCCGCCACCGATGGGGATGGCACTAGAGAGGGCTTGAGTGGACAAAATTAAGCCGCAGAAGTTCTGGTATAAGTTCTATCTGTCAACAAAATCCTGGAATAAGCACAACAAAAGAGAAATTAAGCTTTATGGTTCATAAATATATACACGAGTTAGCATCGTGTGTAAATCTTCAGTAGAAGTATAGCTTTACCATATATACAGGCATTACGGGGTAAAAAAATGTATCGTGTATTCATGTACATCAACATATAGGCATCTCTCATTTCTACTATTAAGTGAAtaatgcaaaaaagaaaaagaaaaagaagggggcAAAAAAATTCACTCTACAGTTATTTGTAACAGGGTTGTGAGCCTTGGTTTTCTGTATCTCCTCAACCACAGAGAGGAACATACTACACTAACAGATGAGAACGCCATGCAAGCACCAGCCAGCCAAGGTGGCATTTGGAGGCCGGTGAATGGGAAGAGTGCTCCAGCAGCAACCGGGATAGCGATGATGTTGTACGCCATGGCAAAGAAGTAGTTCCATCGGATTCGGCTGAACGTCTTCCTTGAGAGGTCAATTGCTGTGATGACATCTTCAAGGTTGTTTCGCACCAGCACATAGTCCGCTGCTTCAATTGCAATGTCTGTTCCTGCACCAATGGCCATTCCGACGTCAGCTGCTGCTAGGGCTGGGGAGTCATTGATGCCATCCCCAACCATTGCAATGACACTCCCATCCTTTTGGAGAGAACGTACGACATCAGCTTTTCCTGCAGGCATAACCTCAGCTCTAACATCCTCAATGCCAACCTGCAGACAACAACTTCAAGCTATTAGGAGTTTGTTTGCATCAAAAGATAAAATAACGATGCTACCTAGCAGCTGAGCAGTAGTGCAGTACAACATGAGAATGCTAACCAACCTCCTTTGCAACTGCTTGTGCAGTCCTCCAGTTGTCCCCTGTAACCATTACTGGATAGATGCCCATCTTTTTTAGGCCTTCGACAACTACAACAGCCTCCCTTTTCAAGGGATCAGTCATTCCAATTGAGCCAATGAGTTCGCAGTCATATGCTACAAGAACTCCTGTCTTCGCGTTCAGTTCGAGGTCTACCAAGAAACTTTCAGCTTCTTCAGGAATATTTATCCCATTTTCAGTTATCAAAGTACGATTGCCCACCTACATAAACAGTTAAGCATTATCAGATTTACTCACGCATAgaaatttataaatcaaacatCAGTTACTTAAGAGACAGTCAAGGGGTAACTGACTAGCTGTATCATATTCATATGACTCACCAAGATTTTTTTCCCATTGATCAAACACTGAACCCCTTTGCCAGGCAAGGCAGAAAATTCTGCTACTTCCAGAAGCCACTGGGATAATAtctgttgttttcttttcttgatgTCATCTTTTGATGAGGGGAGTTTGCCAAAGAAATGGAAATGAAATGCGTAATCCAATATAGCTTTTGCAAGTGGATGTTCACTGCTTGCCTAAATTACAATAAAAGAACAGAATAAGATTACCATGCTTTCGCTTCATTTGAAACAAGCATACACATACATTAATGTAATTATCCTAGGGAAATCTTTGAATTACCTCTGCAGATGCTACCAAAGTAAGGAAGTCTCCAAGATCAATTCCTGAGAATACCTTCGTCGATGTTACGGTAGCCTTTCCTTGTGTCAGTGTCCCAGTTTTATCAAATATAACATATTTCACATTCTGAGCCCTCTCCAGTGCATCTCCACCCTTTACAAGTACCCCATGATTAGCCCCAACTCCAGTTGCTACCATGACAGCAGTTGGCGTTGCCAGACCAAGAGCACATGGGCAGGCTATCACCACAACAGAGATGGAGAACATGAGAGAGAAGACAAAGCAATTGCTAGTTTCATCAACCCATGAATTTGGGTATGCTCCCAACGATCCGCAAAGAAACCTAGAGAAGTCAACAGGCATATGTGAGAAACGTGAACACTAGTAACCACAGTTCTGGACTTAAACAGATGTACAAAACTTACCATGCAATGAACGTAACCAAGGACAAGGTGACAACTATTGGAACAAAAATGCCAGCCACCTAAAGAATACATGTATTGTCAGCATTTTACAGCAAGTATTGGTAGTTGTAGCCTAGTAGGGATGCATATGTAAAGACTGAAAAGCAAAATGCCAATTCATGGTAAAAAAGATGCATACATTCCACAAGTAGCTGGACAATTTAATTGACTTCATGTactttaatatatattataatattgcATAGATAATAAGTTACTCTGTAAGACTTCATAAAGTATCAACCATGCATTCCAGGTAACAAAGGAAGTGGGAAGTGATGTATTGAGATCCTGTCAAGGGAAATGTAATTTCCTCCATAAGGCACTTATGAACCTAACTACATAAGTTGCCCCGAAACAATTTTTACGGATTTAAGATTTGAATAGAGAAAAAATTATTTGCTCGGAAACCTTGAATAGAAAGATGTACTCACATAATCAGCGAACTTCTGAATAGGAGCCTTAGACATCTGGGCAGTTTCAACAAGAGAGATTATCTGGCTCAAGACTGTCCCTGATCCTACTTTAGTTGCTTGTATATGGAGGATTCCATGTAAATTCATTGTGCCTCCAATTACTATACTGGATACTTCCTTGGAGATAGGTGCAGATTCACCAGTTACCATACTCTCATCAACATGACTTGTACCCCAAACAACAGTACCATCAGCAGGTACCTTGGAACCTGGGAGCACTTTCAAGACATCTCCAGGTTGGATTAAGGATGCATCAATCTCCTTCTCCGCAGCATACTTTCCTTCTATATTCAAGGATAGTATTATGAGTTGGTACATTTGCGAAAGTCTACTAGTATGAAAATGCCTTAAGAGTATGTGTGCATCATTTCAATTCTAAGAAATCGGTTAAGATACAATACCAAGCCAAAAAAGAAATACTATTTGAAGATAATTTGGAAATGAGCTTTCTGAAATTGCTACTACCATAATATGAATTTGTTACCTTTGTCTTTCAGAAGCAAAAGTGCTGTAGCAGGGACCAGCTCTACAAGCTTCTTAATAGcgtctgatgttctgcctttaGCAAGCACCTCAAGATATTTCCCAAATAGCACAAATGTGATTATCATGGCacttgtctcaaaatatatcgGGGGATGAAATCCAGTGAATGCACCATAAAGAAGCGCACATACAGAGTAGACGTATGATGCAGTGGTGCCAAGAACAACTAGTACATCCATATTTGTAGAGCCATGTCTCAGGGCCCTATAGGCTGCAACATAGAATCGTTTGCCAACACCAAACTGTACTATACTCACCAGTATCCACTTCAACAAGTCTCCTATATAAAATGGTCCCAAGTGCATGAGTAGGAGGGAACGAGTGAAGTGTATGCGAGGGCATACCATGCGAATAAAAAATACAGGAATCTGTTGTAAGGGAACCAGAGGAGAGTCAGTATGCTAGTAGCAGGACATAACTCATGTTAAGTTAATTTCATATCAGTGAGAATATGGCATATGGAAATTGTATCAGATAACACTGACATGTCAGATGGGCCAGCTATTTATATTTACATCTACAGTTATGACAAggctaagggcctgtttggcatagctccagctccacctctcctggagctgtagctcagccaaacagtttcagctccacctagagtttcagctccacctaaaatgggagcggaGCTAGGTGGAGCTCTTTGTGAACTAGAGAGGTAGAGCTGGTTTAGGCAGCTCTATAACttcactccagacccaactcctggagctaaatttagtaGTTGGAGCTCTACCGAACAGGCCCCTAACTATTAGCAGAAAATATACATTGAAGTACTCACTAGAAATATGAGGAGAATCAGAAACCTCTTGGGAAGCAGGACAAACAAACTTACGCTTAGGAATAAGCTAGAGCAAAGAAGATGAAGCATTTTGGAGGCCTCCTGTGCATCATTTGAAGCAGCCCGTATGTAAGGATTCTGTACATGGGCTTTCAGTCTGCCACTGCTTTCCATCTCGATGGTATCCACAATTGACCTCAAACCAACAACTTCTGGATCAAATACAATTTCAGCTTCCGAGAGTACCAAATTTACGTTGAACTGACGCAAgccttccattttttttaggatATCATGCAATATATCTACATCTACCTCAGTATGCAATCCCATTAAGCCTAGCAAAACCTTGTCTTGTTCACTACTTTGTAACAGTGCAGCTTCAAAACCAGCATCCTCAATAGCCTGAACAATTTCATCTTTGCTGATGACAGAAGGATCGTATTCAACTTCCCCTAATGAGGTCGCTAATGCAACAACAGCTCTTTTAACACCAGGCAATTTCTTCAAGATACCCTCAACAGAATTCACACATGCAGCGCATGTCATCCCCCCTATCCTAAATTGTCCAGATAAAGTGTTCTGCAGCTTGGGCTGAGAAACAGTAGAGTCCGGGAGTAGTTCTGCCTCGAATCCAGCATCTTCTATTGCTTCTATGATGTCTTCTTCCTGCATGTTCCAACATGGAATCAATTGACTGGATGCATACATCTTAATAAAACAGTCCCTTTCAGGACCTTTCCGATACTTAAAGTAAAAGCAaattagttgaaaaaaaaagctcgcAGATAGGTAACAGAGCAAACAGTTGGAGTATTTTAAAGGACCGAACATCTACCTACATTGTAGGGAGACTGTTTGCAATTGCAAGTTTCCAAGTTACAACACTGTATCAAACAGGATTAATCATGAACTGGTTGAATCATAGTGAACAATGTCCCTATGTCATAATGGTGACTGTTGCAAAGTCTGCAGCGCCTTCACAGTTGATACTACACAAATCGCCCTATTTTCCCATAAAAATAGACGTAATCCCAATAGTTATCAACCTCAGTAGAGTTCCCCCCCaaacacagcagcagcagctataaaaaaaaatcaccataaTATTACGCATCCTACCAGCTCAGCTTATCATTTCGGGTTGAAGTATTTGAATCACTAGCTTGATATTGCACAaatcccacccaaaaaaaatcgaACCAGCTCTCGAATTTTCCCATTTGGAACGACCTTCCAAATCTAAACCACCCTAACTGACAACGAACGAAAACGAAGCTGAATTTCCCGCCTCGAGAAGGAATCGATTCCGCGGCTCATCTATCACCAACCCAAATCCCCCCAGTCCGAGAAATCCATCCACCGCGACGCGCTACAAGGGGGACGCGATCCCAAATCAgagccccgcgcgcgcgcgcgcgacgcgagagagggaagggaagggatcGCGGCGTGGGGGGGTCACCTTGGCGAGCGCGGGGTCGAAGACGACGCGGGCGCGGCTCTGGAGGAGCGAGACGGCGACCCCGCccacgccgcggcgggcggagacggcggcctcgacggcggcggtgcaggcGGAGCACGTCATGCCCGTGACCCGCACCTGCACCCGCcgcatcccctcctcctcctccggccccgccgccgccgccgcctcctcgtcgtaggAGCCGGGGCCGAGCAGCGCGACCTCCTCCatctcgtcggcgccgccgcggccgccgccggcggcgagcggcgtgagCTGGAGGTGGGCCATGGATGTCAGAGACGGAGGCGGCAATAATTAGGGGAAGGGGAATGGGAAGGCCAGGAATATGGGGGAGAATGGTGGGCGTATTTGTATAATAATCCCAGAAACGAGGGGGGTTTCAGGTAAATTTGAAGGATTTTAGGGGTTTTTTTGCAAATTTCGCAGTTGTAAacgtttttgtttggttggttggtagGCAGCATCTGGCAAACTGTCAAAATTAGAGAATTACTTTGTCTAATGACTTCTTAACCCTGGAGGCTTGGACTAAttttaagagcaggtacaatagcagattattaaccagctacaaacatattttaataagataaaatataagagagaagagcaacgggctacagatctgaAAGGACCTTaatgtcgcctagaggggggtgaataggcgtttctaaaaattatcacaacttcataGCATATTAGAATGATGAGAACTTTTGGTTCAAATAGGAACTTCCGATATGAGATTGAAAGTTCCGGTCTCAACCGAAAAGTTCGGcggataatggaataaaacactagctatgaacttgtagctcaaataaagaaaatgtatatgaatcaaaaggtgacaaataaggtatctaaacaagatataaggtcaccaactaaatcaattaagcatgcaagtagatcgGGTAAAAACAAGCTCATGCACAATATGAGAGAATGCATAAATGGGCAAACCAAGAGAGGAGACGCGtgatttgtttcccgaagttcggatccacgaatcctacgtctccgttgaggagccacAAGGCCGGGCCTATTTTAACCCTTTCCtcacgaggttgcacaaatgcactcctcggtttcactcttgatttcttcccttaCGGAGGCGAAATtgaagccttcacaaactttccgtggcacaccacaaccttgggtgctcaccggcgacgcctagccgtctaggagaccttagtccccaagagtaacaaatacaatcgaagatttgcttgctatgaactcgagtgctcagagtatggagtgaagctcactagctctcaacttctcaatctctcaatccaactctctccccttctcaaatcTCTCTCAcaagaggcaccacaaaggatggagtaaagctcactagctctcaactcttcactctctcaatccaactctcttcctttctcaaatccccctcacaaagaggcaccacaaaggatggGAAAGGGGATGTCTATTTGGGTTTGGATGTGTCTAATGTTGCCCAAGAACAGCAGCCACTcaaaggaggggtggaggagtttatatacccgagcctctcaaaaactagccgttggaggccaagactgtaattttcggattttccgaaaAGCATTTTCGGACAAGCCCGAAAATCTACAGAAGCAAATCTCAGATTCGCAGCCATTTTCAGaatgtccgaaaattttcggagttatCCGAAAAATTTTCAGAGTTTCCGATaatttttcggactttccgaaaagcaCAAAGTAAAACGACTATAACTTTTCGCTCGGGAGTCCGTTTTTTATgaacttggactctatggaaagctcactcagaggactacccaactcaaccaaaaacaaggtctaaaaccactcaaaggataggttaaagcttgggtttctctcaaggtagcactatgatatgtcactttgagcaccgagatatacacaaacacctcgacgttgcatccctcttaatagtacggcattcctaaactcaaatgtaaataagaaGATAATTATACCATTAGGaatgcttttttttatctttctttcattgtctTTAGAGACGCCAATGCCGATAtagtttcaccatatattcttcaaatgattgatgcggttactt
This region includes:
- the LOC127763283 gene encoding cation-transporting ATPase HMA5-like isoform X2, producing MAHLQLTPLAAGGGRGGADEMEEVALLGPGSYDEEAAAAAGPEEEEGMRRVQVRVTGMTCSACTAAVEAAVSARRGVGGVAVSLLQSRARVVFDPALAKEEDIIEAIEDAGFEAELLPDSTVSQPKLQNTLSGQFRIGGMTCAACVNSVEGILKKLPGVKRAVVALATSLGEVEYDPSVISKDEIVQAIEDAGFEAALLQSSEQDKVLLGLMGLHTEVDVDILHDILKKMEGLRQFNVNLVLSEAEIVFDPEVVGLRSIVDTIEMESSGRLKAHVQNPYIRAASNDAQEASKMLHLLCSSLFLSIPVFFIRMVCPRIHFTRSLLLMHLGPFYIGDLLKWILVSIVQFGVGKRFYVAAYRALRHGSTNMDVLVVLGTTASYVYSVCALLYGAFTGFHPPIYFETSAMIITFVLFGKYLEVLAKGRTSDAIKKLVELVPATALLLLKDKGKYAAEKEIDASLIQPGDVLKVLPGSKVPADGTVVWGTSHVDESMVTGESAPISKEVSSIVIGGTMNLHGILHIQATKVGSGTVLSQIISLVETAQMSKAPIQKFADYVAGIFVPIVVTLSLVTFIAWFLCGSLGAYPNSWVDETSNCFVFSLMFSISVVVIACPCALGLATPTAVMVATGVGANHGVLVKGGDALERAQNVKYVIFDKTGTLTQGKATVTSTKVFSGIDLGDFLTLVASAEASSEHPLAKAILDYAFHFHFFGKLPSSKDDIKKRKQQILSQWLLEVAEFSALPGKGVQCLINGKKILVGNRTLITENGINIPEEAESFLVDLELNAKTGVLVAYDCELIGSIGMTDPLKREAVVVVEGLKKMGIYPVMVTGDNWRTAQAVAKEVGIEDVRAEVMPAGKADVVRSLQKDGSVIAMVGDGINDSPALAAADVGMAIGAGTDIAIEAADYVLVRNNLEDVITAIDLSRKTFSRIRWNYFFAMAYNIIAIPVAAGALFPFTGLQMPPWLAGACMAFSSVSVVCSSLWLRRYRKPRLTTLLQITVE
- the LOC127763283 gene encoding cation-transporting ATPase HMA5-like isoform X1, giving the protein MAHLQLTPLAAGGGRGGADEMEEVALLGPGSYDEEAAAAAGPEEEEGMRRVQVRVTGMTCSACTAAVEAAVSARRGVGGVAVSLLQSRARVVFDPALAKEEDIIEAIEDAGFEAELLPDSTVSQPKLQNTLSGQFRIGGMTCAACVNSVEGILKKLPGVKRAVVALATSLGEVEYDPSVISKDEIVQAIEDAGFEAALLQSSEQDKVLLGLMGLHTEVDVDILHDILKKMEGLRQFNVNLVLSEAEIVFDPEVVGLRSIVDTIEMESSGRLKAHVQNPYIRAASNDAQEASKMLHLLCSSLFLSIPVFFIRMVCPRIHFTRSLLLMHLGPFYIGDLLKWILVSIVQFGVGKRFYVAAYRALRHGSTNMDVLVVLGTTASYVYSVCALLYGAFTGFHPPIYFETSAMIITFVLFGKYLEVLAKGRTSDAIKKLVELVPATALLLLKDKEGKYAAEKEIDASLIQPGDVLKVLPGSKVPADGTVVWGTSHVDESMVTGESAPISKEVSSIVIGGTMNLHGILHIQATKVGSGTVLSQIISLVETAQMSKAPIQKFADYVAGIFVPIVVTLSLVTFIAWFLCGSLGAYPNSWVDETSNCFVFSLMFSISVVVIACPCALGLATPTAVMVATGVGANHGVLVKGGDALERAQNVKYVIFDKTGTLTQGKATVTSTKVFSGIDLGDFLTLVASAEASSEHPLAKAILDYAFHFHFFGKLPSSKDDIKKRKQQILSQWLLEVAEFSALPGKGVQCLINGKKILVGNRTLITENGINIPEEAESFLVDLELNAKTGVLVAYDCELIGSIGMTDPLKREAVVVVEGLKKMGIYPVMVTGDNWRTAQAVAKEVGIEDVRAEVMPAGKADVVRSLQKDGSVIAMVGDGINDSPALAAADVGMAIGAGTDIAIEAADYVLVRNNLEDVITAIDLSRKTFSRIRWNYFFAMAYNIIAIPVAAGALFPFTGLQMPPWLAGACMAFSSVSVVCSSLWLRRYRKPRLTTLLQITVE
- the LOC127764517 gene encoding defensin-like protein 1 — its product is MEAKVVATVLIVLFLTLGGEAAAKICHDHSQTFKGMCFHTSNCIACCTNEGYTGGYCKPFTYRCMCTKDCGGDSPPDDPPPAMPTSPAATTTVA